In a genomic window of Corynebacterium choanae:
- the glmM gene encoding phosphoglucosamine mutase, which yields MTRLFGTDGVRGKANQQLTATLALKLGAAAAHVLTHKRRTAKRRPVAVVGRDPRVSGEMLAAALSAGMASQGVDVLRVGVLPTPAVAYLTDAYGADMGVMISASHNPMPDNGIKFFSAGGRKLPDELEDEIEQTLSSLTETGPTGHGIGRVIEEAHDAEERYLKHLMRAVPTSLAGIKVVVDCANGAAFNAAPQAYSMAGAEVVAIHNEPNAYNINDNCGSTHIEQIKQAVVEHGADIGLAHDGDADRCLAVDANGNEVDGDQIMAILAKGMQENGELRKNTLVATVMSNLGLKLAMEEAGITLRATQVGDRYVLADMNEGGYSLGGEQSGHIIISDFATTGDGVLTGLMLMARMAETQSSIAELASAMKVLPQVLINVPVSNKQLVMDDPQVKASIAEAEAELGSTGRVLLRPSGTEELFRVMVEAADKETAQRIAGRLAAIVTEV from the coding sequence ATGACTCGACTGTTTGGCACCGACGGGGTTCGCGGCAAGGCGAACCAACAACTTACGGCCACTTTGGCACTGAAGCTGGGCGCTGCTGCGGCGCATGTGTTGACGCACAAGCGGCGCACAGCGAAACGGCGTCCGGTGGCGGTGGTTGGCCGTGATCCTCGGGTTTCCGGCGAGATGCTGGCTGCAGCGCTTTCTGCTGGTATGGCCAGCCAGGGAGTGGACGTACTGCGGGTGGGCGTGCTGCCCACCCCTGCCGTGGCATATCTGACAGATGCATACGGTGCTGACATGGGTGTGATGATCTCGGCATCGCATAACCCGATGCCCGATAACGGCATCAAGTTCTTTTCTGCCGGCGGCCGGAAATTACCCGACGAGCTAGAAGACGAAATTGAGCAAACGCTTTCTTCCCTCACCGAAACTGGCCCCACCGGACACGGTATTGGCCGGGTTATTGAGGAGGCACATGATGCGGAAGAACGCTATCTCAAACACTTGATGCGGGCAGTACCTACTTCCCTAGCAGGCATCAAGGTCGTTGTGGACTGCGCTAATGGTGCTGCTTTCAACGCTGCCCCGCAGGCGTATTCGATGGCGGGTGCCGAGGTTGTTGCCATCCATAATGAGCCTAATGCCTACAACATCAACGATAACTGCGGCTCAACCCACATCGAGCAGATAAAGCAGGCTGTAGTCGAGCATGGTGCCGATATTGGGTTAGCTCATGACGGCGACGCTGATCGCTGCCTGGCGGTGGATGCTAACGGCAACGAGGTCGATGGCGACCAGATAATGGCGATTCTCGCCAAAGGGATGCAGGAAAACGGGGAGCTACGCAAAAACACTCTGGTTGCGACAGTGATGAGTAATCTGGGGTTGAAACTCGCCATGGAGGAAGCGGGTATTACGTTGCGTGCCACCCAGGTAGGCGACCGCTATGTGCTGGCGGATATGAATGAAGGTGGCTATTCGCTCGGCGGTGAACAGTCTGGGCATATTATTATCTCCGACTTCGCCACAACAGGGGACGGCGTACTAACGGGTCTTATGTTGATGGCTCGAATGGCGGAAACCCAGTCGTCGATCGCCGAACTGGCCTCTGCGATGAAGGTGCTGCCACAAGTGCTGATTAATGTGCCAGTAAGCAATAAACAGTTGGTTATGGACGACCCGCAGGTGAAGGCAAGTATTGCGGAGGCTGAAGCGGAGCTTGGTTCCACCGGTCGGGTGTTGCTGCGCCCTTCCGGTACGGAAGAGCTGTTCCGTGTCATGGTCGAAGCAGCGGATAAGGAAACCGCACAACGGATTGCAGGTAGGCTCGCCGCGATCGTCACCGAGGTGTGA
- the glf gene encoding UDP-galactopyranose mutase gives MSEHTPAELPTDTYDLLVVGSGLFGLTVAERAASQLNKRVLIVEARNHLGGNAYSEQEPETGIEIHKYGAHLFHTSNKRVWDYVNQFTSFTNYQHRVFALHKGQAYQFPMGLGLISQFFGRYYSPDEAKALIQEQAAEIDTDQATNLEEKAISLIGRPLYEAFIRDYTAKQWQTDPKDLPAGNITRLPVRYNFDNRYFNDTYEGLPVDGYAAWLNRMADHPNIDVVLQTNWFDVAEALRQRSPEAPVVYTGPLDRYFNYAAGELGWRTLDFATEVLDTGDFQGTPVMNYNDADVPFTRIHEFKHFHPERADVYPKDKTVIMKEYSRFAAEGDEPYYPINTPEDREKLAAYRRLADQETADNQVYFGGRLGTYQYLDMHMAIASALTMFDNKLAPLWTSNN, from the coding sequence ATGAGTGAACACACCCCAGCAGAGCTTCCTACAGATACCTACGATCTTCTCGTAGTTGGCAGTGGCTTATTCGGCCTCACCGTCGCCGAACGTGCAGCGAGCCAATTAAACAAGCGTGTCCTGATCGTCGAGGCACGCAACCATCTTGGCGGCAATGCCTATTCTGAGCAGGAACCAGAAACCGGGATTGAAATCCACAAATACGGGGCACACCTTTTTCACACTTCAAACAAGCGAGTGTGGGACTATGTCAACCAGTTCACTTCATTCACCAACTACCAGCATCGGGTGTTTGCCCTACACAAGGGACAGGCATATCAGTTCCCCATGGGGTTAGGGCTGATCAGCCAGTTTTTCGGTCGCTACTATAGCCCCGATGAGGCGAAAGCCCTGATCCAAGAACAGGCCGCAGAAATCGACACCGATCAGGCCACCAACTTGGAAGAAAAAGCAATTTCGCTTATCGGCCGACCTCTATACGAGGCGTTTATTCGTGACTACACCGCGAAACAGTGGCAAACCGATCCAAAGGATCTACCCGCCGGCAACATCACTCGGCTGCCGGTGCGATACAACTTTGATAACCGTTATTTCAACGACACCTATGAAGGGCTGCCCGTTGATGGCTATGCGGCGTGGCTGAACCGCATGGCGGATCATCCGAATATCGATGTCGTCTTACAGACCAACTGGTTCGATGTTGCTGAAGCGCTTCGTCAACGATCTCCGGAAGCACCGGTGGTGTACACCGGCCCGCTTGACCGCTACTTCAACTATGCGGCTGGCGAACTGGGATGGCGCACCCTGGACTTCGCCACAGAGGTGCTGGACACTGGCGACTTCCAAGGCACCCCGGTAATGAACTACAACGATGCGGATGTCCCCTTTACCCGAATCCACGAGTTTAAACATTTCCATCCGGAGCGGGCAGATGTCTATCCCAAGGATAAGACAGTCATCATGAAGGAGTATTCCCGATTCGCGGCGGAAGGAGATGAGCCATATTATCCGATCAACACTCCGGAAGATAGGGAAAAACTAGCTGCTTATCGCCGCCTAGCTGACCAGGAAACAGCCGATAATCAAGTGTATTTTGGTGGCCGCTTGGGCACCTATCAGTACCTGGATATGCATATGGCGATTGCGAGTGCACTCACAATGTTTGATAACAAACTCGCACCGTTATGGACGAGTAACAACTAG